From one [Ruminococcus] lactaris ATCC 29176 genomic stretch:
- a CDS encoding N-acetylmuramoyl-L-alanine amidase family protein codes for MKCKKLVCGCMVFMLIFGMCACGKKEKAKEAAPDLVLELPKEKENSASDSEETVSGMDEATQNEDIPEKKGILIAIDPGHQAPDVDMSAKEPNAPGSNVMKAKATGGTSGRYSGIAEYELNLAISLMLREALQNEGYDVIMTREDNETAISNAERATMANDAGADIAIRIHANGSENSSANGALVLIGSAGNPYVGNLYDESNRLAQDVLDNYCAATGMANQGIQVNDTMTGINWSKIPVIILEMGFMTNQQDDLNMADSAYRQKMVEGIVSGVNEYYQQ; via the coding sequence ATGAAATGTAAAAAGCTAGTGTGTGGCTGTATGGTATTCATGCTGATTTTTGGTATGTGTGCATGTGGAAAAAAGGAAAAAGCAAAAGAAGCTGCACCGGATCTGGTGCTGGAATTGCCCAAGGAAAAAGAAAATTCAGCGTCCGATTCAGAAGAGACGGTTTCAGGAATGGATGAGGCGACTCAAAATGAAGACATTCCGGAAAAGAAAGGAATTTTGATTGCGATTGACCCAGGGCATCAGGCTCCGGATGTGGATATGAGTGCGAAAGAGCCTAATGCTCCTGGGAGCAATGTTATGAAAGCAAAGGCTACCGGAGGAACAAGCGGAAGGTATTCCGGCATAGCGGAATACGAATTGAATCTTGCTATATCATTAATGCTTCGGGAGGCATTGCAGAACGAAGGATATGATGTGATCATGACAAGAGAAGATAATGAAACTGCAATCAGCAATGCGGAGAGAGCAACCATGGCAAATGATGCGGGTGCAGATATTGCAATCCGGATTCATGCGAATGGAAGTGAAAATAGTTCGGCAAATGGAGCATTGGTTTTAATCGGATCTGCAGGGAATCCTTATGTTGGAAATCTGTATGATGAAAGTAATCGATTAGCACAGGATGTCCTGGACAATTATTGTGCAGCGACCGGAATGGCAAACCAGGGAATTCAGGTGAATGATACAATGACCGGGATTAACTGGAGCAAAATTCCGGTCATCATATTGGAAATGGGATTTATGACCAATCAGCAGGATGATCTGAATATGGCAGACAGTGCATATCGTCAAAAGATGGTTGAGGGAATTGTGTCTGGTGTAAATGAGTATTATCAACAATAA
- a CDS encoding YARHG domain-containing protein gives MRCPYCNHITDDDSMFCASCGRKIEPRGNTYQHTTEMPKMSLYEDDFDMEEERKGKSSSSSVPVIIAIIIAVCLLITAGVAAWFLLNHRTDTSSDNSVSNELKTELNQSTNKKIKEEKESKKKKEDADKAKKEDSEKEEETKEEAEAEEKTDNYILPDSSKRILADSEVSGLSKSELRLARNEIFARHGRMFDDQELQDYFNSKSWYRGTIRPEDFSESMLSETEKANIETIKKYE, from the coding sequence ATGAGATGCCCGTATTGTAATCATATAACGGATGACGATTCTATGTTCTGTGCTTCATGTGGACGAAAGATAGAGCCAAGAGGAAATACCTATCAGCATACGACAGAAATGCCGAAAATGTCATTATATGAAGACGATTTTGATATGGAAGAAGAACGGAAAGGAAAATCTTCTTCCAGTTCTGTGCCGGTGATTATTGCAATAATTATTGCAGTATGTCTTCTGATTACGGCAGGAGTTGCAGCATGGTTTCTTTTGAACCATAGAACAGATACATCGTCAGATAATTCTGTCAGTAATGAATTGAAGACAGAATTAAATCAAAGCACGAATAAAAAAATTAAAGAAGAAAAAGAAAGTAAGAAAAAGAAAGAAGACGCTGATAAAGCAAAAAAAGAGGACTCTGAGAAAGAAGAGGAGACGAAAGAAGAGGCGGAAGCAGAAGAAAAGACAGATAATTATATACTTCCGGATAGCAGTAAAAGAATATTGGCAGACAGTGAAGTAAGTGGATTGTCAAAAAGTGAACTTCGACTGGCGAGAAATGAAATTTTTGCCCGTCATGGAAGAATGTTTGATGATCAGGAACTTCAGGATTATTTTAATTCAAAATCCTGGTACAGAGGAACGATTCGTCCGGAAGATTTCAGTGAATCAATGTTGTCAGAGACAGAAAAAGCGAATATTGAGACGATAAAAAAATATGAGTAG